One window from the genome of Micromonospora aurantiaca ATCC 27029 encodes:
- the thrC gene encoding threonine synthase: MTSTLPVATGIDTTLSPARALVCRACSARYPLAAQHACYECFGPLEVDYDTAALATVTREQIEAGPDNIWRYAALLPAGQDPATRVTLDPGLTPLVAAPHLAAELGLTAPLWVKDDSANPTHSFKDRVVSVALTAARALGFARYACASTGNLANSVAAHAARAGVPSIVFIPGDLEQGKVVTTAVYGGDLVAIDGSYDDVNRLCGELVETDEFEDTAFVNVNVRPYYAEGSKTLGYEVAEQLGWRIPAQVVIPMASGELLTKIDKAFAELVEIGLVEAPAGGWKVFGAQSAGCNPIATALHGDTDTIVPVKPAGIAKSLNIGDPAAGLYALEAVRRTGGWMDYADDDEIRAGIRLLARTTGVFAETAGGVTVAVLRKLVESGRLDPAAETVVFNTGEGLKTLDAVATQVGPTHRIKPSLRAARDAGLLA, from the coding sequence ATGACGTCGACGCTTCCCGTCGCCACCGGTATCGACACCACCCTCAGCCCGGCCCGCGCCCTGGTCTGCCGTGCCTGTTCGGCGCGGTACCCGCTCGCCGCGCAGCACGCCTGCTACGAGTGTTTCGGGCCGCTGGAGGTCGACTACGACACCGCCGCGCTCGCCACCGTCACCCGTGAGCAGATCGAGGCCGGTCCGGACAACATCTGGCGGTACGCGGCGCTGCTGCCGGCCGGTCAGGACCCGGCCACCCGGGTCACGCTCGACCCGGGGCTGACCCCGCTCGTCGCCGCCCCGCACCTCGCGGCCGAGCTGGGGCTCACCGCGCCGCTCTGGGTCAAGGACGACAGCGCGAACCCCACCCACTCGTTCAAGGACCGGGTCGTCTCGGTGGCGCTCACCGCGGCCCGCGCGCTCGGCTTCGCCCGCTACGCCTGCGCCTCCACCGGCAACCTCGCCAACTCCGTCGCCGCGCACGCGGCCCGGGCCGGCGTGCCGTCGATCGTCTTCATCCCCGGCGACCTGGAGCAGGGCAAGGTCGTCACCACCGCTGTGTACGGCGGCGACCTGGTCGCCATCGACGGCTCGTACGACGACGTGAACCGGCTCTGCGGCGAGCTGGTGGAGACCGACGAGTTCGAGGACACCGCGTTCGTCAACGTGAACGTCCGGCCCTACTACGCGGAGGGCTCCAAGACGCTCGGCTACGAGGTGGCCGAGCAGCTCGGCTGGCGGATCCCGGCCCAGGTGGTCATCCCGATGGCCAGCGGCGAGCTGCTCACCAAGATCGACAAGGCGTTCGCCGAGCTGGTCGAGATCGGGCTGGTCGAGGCACCGGCCGGCGGCTGGAAGGTGTTCGGCGCGCAGTCGGCCGGCTGCAACCCGATCGCCACCGCGCTGCACGGCGACACCGACACGATCGTGCCGGTCAAGCCGGCCGGCATCGCCAAGTCGCTGAACATCGGCGACCCGGCGGCCGGGCTGTACGCGCTGGAAGCGGTGCGGCGTACCGGCGGCTGGATGGACTACGCCGACGACGACGAGATCCGCGCGGGCATCCGGCTGCTCGCCCGTACCACAGGGGTGTTCGCCGAGACGGCCGGCGGCGTGACGGTCGCGGTGCTGCGCAAGCTGGTCGAGTCGGGCCGGCTCGACCCGGCCGCCGAGACGGTGGTGTTCAACACCGGCGAGGGCCTGAAGACGCTCGACGCGGTGGCCACCCAGGTCGGCCCCACCCACCGCATCAAGCCCAGCCTCCGCGCCGCCCGCGACGCCGGCCTCCTGGCCTGA
- a CDS encoding DoxX family protein has protein sequence MIPAQLKDPVLSLFRIVTGLLFLCHGAASIFGLFGGNPATGGAVPFATWPSWWAALIQLVCGALVLVGLFTRPAALLASGSMAYAYFVVHQPHHLMPMQNGGELAALFCWSFLLVAVLGPGNWALDALLARRRSTATEPAAAPASVPV, from the coding sequence ATGATCCCGGCGCAGCTGAAAGACCCCGTGCTGTCCCTGTTCCGCATCGTCACCGGCCTGCTCTTCCTCTGCCACGGCGCCGCCTCGATCTTCGGCCTGTTCGGCGGCAACCCGGCCACCGGCGGTGCCGTCCCGTTCGCCACCTGGCCCAGCTGGTGGGCGGCGCTGATCCAGCTCGTGTGCGGCGCGCTGGTCCTCGTCGGCCTGTTCACCCGGCCGGCCGCACTGCTCGCCTCCGGCTCGATGGCGTACGCGTACTTCGTGGTGCACCAGCCGCACCACCTGATGCCGATGCAGAACGGCGGCGAGCTGGCCGCGCTCTTCTGCTGGTCGTTCCTGCTGGTCGCGGTGCTCGGCCCGGGAAACTGGGCGCTCGACGCGCTGCTGGCCCGCCGCCGGTCCACCGCGACCGAGCCCGCCGCCGCGCCGGCCTCGGTCCCGGTCTGA
- a CDS encoding DUF4232 domain-containing protein: MRRSVRLIGALTGVTLMAACAPAQGPAEGVSDPMPTAPPRPGAATAEPTPAATCSPEGVAITELGVSAAMGLRAMGLDLLNCGDRPYELRGYPAVALRDADGDPIEVRIIPGAKPITSGFDHPPTRIVLAPGERAGAALIWRNLVTDATVPATNGTGLDVAPVAGRPAHPVALDGPIDLGNTGRLGVSAWERRKPGPADTPTPAAPPPPTTPPVNPL; this comes from the coding sequence ATGCGGAGATCGGTGCGCCTGATCGGCGCCCTCACCGGCGTGACGCTGATGGCAGCCTGCGCCCCGGCGCAGGGGCCCGCGGAAGGAGTGTCCGATCCGATGCCCACGGCGCCGCCGCGGCCGGGTGCCGCCACGGCCGAGCCGACGCCCGCCGCCACCTGCTCGCCGGAGGGCGTCGCGATCACCGAGCTGGGGGTGAGCGCCGCGATGGGGCTGCGGGCGATGGGCCTGGACCTGCTCAACTGCGGCGACCGGCCGTACGAGCTGCGCGGCTATCCGGCGGTCGCGCTCCGGGACGCCGACGGCGACCCGATCGAGGTGCGGATCATCCCGGGCGCCAAGCCGATCACCTCCGGCTTCGACCACCCGCCCACCCGGATCGTGCTGGCCCCCGGCGAGCGGGCCGGCGCGGCGCTGATCTGGCGGAACCTGGTCACCGACGCGACGGTGCCGGCGACGAACGGCACCGGACTCGACGTCGCGCCGGTGGCCGGCCGGCCGGCGCACCCGGTCGCCCTGGACGGGCCGATCGACCTCGGCAACACCGGCCGGCTGGGCGTCAGCGCGTGGGAGCGCCGCAAGCCCGGCCCGGCCGACACGCCCACGCCGGCTGCCCCGCCCCCGCCCACGACTCCGCCGGTCAATCCGCTGTAG